A stretch of Mastomys coucha isolate ucsf_1 unplaced genomic scaffold, UCSF_Mcou_1 pScaffold1, whole genome shotgun sequence DNA encodes these proteins:
- the Gpr25 gene encoding probable G-protein coupled receptor 25, whose product MLSTEPWSPSWGTMSWDYSGSGSLDQMELCPAWNLPYGHAIIPALYLAAFAVGLPGNAFVVWLLSQRRGPRRLVDTFVLHLAAADLGFVLTLPLWAAAEARGGLWPFGDGLCKASSFALAVTRCAGALLLAGLSVDRYLAVGRPLSARPLRSARCVRAACGAAWAAAFLAGLPALLYRGLQPSLDGAGSQCAEEPWDALQGVGLLLLLLTFALPLAITLTCYWRVSRRLPRFGRARSNSLRIIFTVESVFVGCWLPFGVLRSLFHLARLQALPLPCSLLLALRWGLAVATCLAFVNSSANPVIYLLLDRSFRARARFGLCTRAGRQVRRISSASSLSRDYSSVFWGRSPKANSASAAW is encoded by the coding sequence ATGCTGTCCACGGAGCCCTGGAGTCCCAGCTGGGGCACGATGTCCTGGGACTATTCGGGCTCGGGCTCCCTGGATCAAATGGAGCTGTGCCCTGCCTGGAACCTGCCTTACGGCCACGCCATCATCCCAGCGCTCTACCTGGCGGCCTTCGCCGTGGGCCTGCCGGGCAACGCCTTCGTGGTGTGGCTGCTGAGCCAGCGGCGCGGGCCGCGGCGGCTGGTGGACACCTTCGTGCTGCACTTGGCGGCCGCCGACCTGGGCTTCGTGCTCACGCTGCCGCTGTGGGCCGCGGCGGAGGCGCGCGGTGGCCTCTGGCCCTTCGGCGACGGCCTGTGCAAAGCCAGCAGCTTCGCGCTGGCGGTCACGCGCTGCGCGGGCGCGCTGCTGCTGGCGGGTCTGAGCGTGGACCGCTACCTGGCCGTGGGCCGGCCGCTGAGCGCGCGCCCGCTGCGGAGCGCGCGCTGCGTGCGAGCCGCGTGCGGCGCCGCCTGGGCTGCGGCGTTCCTGGCCGGTTTGCCCGCCTTGCTCTACCGGGGGCTGCAGCCCAGCCTGGACGGCGCGGGCAGCCAGTGCGCCGAGGAGCCCTGGGATGCGCTCCAGGGTGtcgggctgctgctgctgctgctgaccttcgCGCTGCCTCTGGCTATCACCCTGACCTGCTACTGGCGCGTGTCGCGCCGCCTGCCGCGCTTCGGTAGGGCCCGGAGCAACTCGCTGCGCATCATCTTCACCGTGGAGAGCGTTTTCGTGGGCTGCTGGCTGCCCTTCGGCGTCCTGCGTTCCCTCTTCCACCTGGCGCGGCTCCAGGCGCTGCCGCTGCCCTGCTCCCTGCTGCTGGCGCTGCGCTGGGGTCTGGCTGTCGCCACCTGCCTGGCTTTCGTCAACAGCAGTGCGAACCCGGTCATCTACCTCCTGCTGGACCGCTCGTTCCGCGCCCGGGCCAGGTTCGGGCTGTGCACGCGCGCCGGGCGCCAGGTGCGCAGGATCAGCTCGGCCTCGTCGCTCTCTAGGGACTACAGCTCGGTGTTCTGGGGCCGGTCCCCAAAGGCGAACTCTGCCTCGGCCGCTTGGTAG